A single region of the Vanessa atalanta chromosome Z, ilVanAtal1.2, whole genome shotgun sequence genome encodes:
- the LOC125076154 gene encoding uncharacterized protein LOC125076154 isoform X2, protein MCGDFFNTVKKGPGKVIVTAIEPPPEFQDNPDTSVDCVPAFVGSPIKCLAVCVPPSVVFTNNINKSKSSSLEVAMTTSHVSPLYPRKLKPESLYERRQCLNHRFASPRLLHLSPCRINRPSSRNSLSSRLSSSHNSLVTQFQADDSSFITQAISHDTLSAKTSDITDMYNVPFDSDIYAVPIDMVRPSHSNVRGKGKKPQRNNRRRGKSSSQSTSFNSVVPDRGYKSKETRHRDTKTKRHSLPSSSCKKNVTDSDTDSLHLTLREMRKYLHTLYSSSSDSECRNTINKKSNTIITNVGIHMRHGNKDTGTAVFLKESNDISRTVETNNNHKKANKNTLSMNSKNKKHKENIPKDCSIIEENKDKGKKGNQGSKVKMSPVRMLSMNLKQSFCNLFRWRKSSDSDSVERIGRESPPAAVRRALPPLPQSPHPSNSRRSANEEDTIMDFATSIQRVKDYGWYWGPISVEAAEKILSNEPDGSFIVRDSSDDHYIFTLTFKLNGLRHVRIEHDQGNFCFGGCTMFKAQTIVEFIENAVETSRSGRYLFFLNLRPVLGPVRVQLLYPVSRFKRVQSLQHMCRFVILKYVRRDLISSLPLPRRLLDYLSATHYYSELLAEI, encoded by the exons ATGTGcggtgatttttttaatacagtgaAGAAAGGACCAGGGAAAGTCATCGTCACTGCCATCGAACCTCCACCTGAATTTCAG gATAATCCAGATACAAGTGTAGATTGTGTACCCGCATTTGTGGGCTCACCAATTAAATGTTTGGCTGTGTGCGTGCCTCCATCTGTTGTTTttaccaataatattaataaatcaaaatcatcgAGCTTAGAAGTTGCAATGACCACTAGCCACGTTTCGCCGCTGTATCCGAGGAAATTAAAACCAGAGTCGCTTTACGAACGGAGGCAATGTCTCAATCACCGATTCGCGAGTCCGAGACTTTTACATCTCAGTCCCTGTCGAATCAATAGACCTTCTTCTAGGAATTCTCTCTCCTCACGCCTTTCCAGTAGTCATAATTCTCTCGTAACCCAGTTTCAAGCGGACGATTCCAGCTTCATTACGCAGGCTATATCGCACGACACGCTGTCTGCAAAAACTTCCGACATCACAGACATGTACAATGTCCCTTTCGACAGTGATATCTATGCGGTTCCCATTGATATGGTTCGGCCTAGTCACAGTAATGTAAGAGGCAAAGGAAAAAAGCCGCAGAGGAATAATAGGAGGCGTGGGAAGAGCAGTTCTCAGAGTACTAGTTTCAATAGCGTCGTGCCCGACAGAGGCTACAAGTCTAAGGAAACGAGGCATAGAGATACCAAAACTAAAAGGCATAGCTTGCCGAGTTCTTCTTGCAAGAAGAACGTCACCGACTCGGATACCGACTCACTCCACTTGACTTTACGTGAGATGAGGAAGTATCTTCATACCTTATACTCAAGTTCCAGCGATTCCGAATGTCGAAACACAATTAATAAGAAAAGCAACACAATAATAACGAACGTTGGCATTCATATGCGACACGGCAATAAAGATACTGGTACCGCCGTATTCCTAAAAGAGAGTAACGACATATCTAGAACGGTGGAAACGAACAACAATCATAAGAAAgcgaataaaaatacattgagtATGAATTCCAAGAATAAAAAGCACAAAGAAAATATTCCAAAGGATTGTAGTATTATAGAAGAGAATAAAGATAAGGGGAAAaaggggaatcagggttcgaagGTGAAGATGTCTCCGGTTCGGATGCTATCTATGAATTTAAAGCAAAGTTTCTGCAATCTATTTCGGTGGCGGAAGTCGAGTGACAGTGATAGTGTGGAGAGAATCGGAAGGGAATCTCCCCCGGCGGCTGTTCGTAGAGCCCTTCCGCCGCTGCCGCAGTCTCCGCACCCATCGAACTCCCGTCGCTCAGCCAACGAAGAGGACACGATTATGGACTTTGCAACTTCGATCCAGAGAGTTAAGGAT TATGGATGGTACTGGGGACCGATTTCGGTAGAAGCTGCGGAAAAGATACTCTCCAACGAACCTGATGGGTCTTTCATAGTTCGGGACAGCAGTGACGACCACTACATCTTCACACTAACCTTTAAACTCAACGGCCTGAGGCACGTCAGGATAGAACACGACCAGG GTAACTTCTGCTTCGGGGGCTGTACGATGTTTAAAGCGCAGACAATTGTGGAATTCATCGAGAACGCTGTTGAGACGTCGCGCAGTGGCCGCTATTTGTTCTTTCTGAACCTGCGCCCAGTGCTTGGACCCGTCAGAGTACAGCTGCTGTATCCAGTATCTCGATTTAAGCGCGTGCAGAGCTTACAGCATATGTgcag
- the LOC125076154 gene encoding uncharacterized protein LOC125076154 isoform X1, with protein sequence MESPPSFSTHSEAPPLSEDSGLLITSGSFSSDSASGWHHIASELQESDFDERSLSLCESTEPSERMCGDFFNTVKKGPGKVIVTAIEPPPEFQDNPDTSVDCVPAFVGSPIKCLAVCVPPSVVFTNNINKSKSSSLEVAMTTSHVSPLYPRKLKPESLYERRQCLNHRFASPRLLHLSPCRINRPSSRNSLSSRLSSSHNSLVTQFQADDSSFITQAISHDTLSAKTSDITDMYNVPFDSDIYAVPIDMVRPSHSNVRGKGKKPQRNNRRRGKSSSQSTSFNSVVPDRGYKSKETRHRDTKTKRHSLPSSSCKKNVTDSDTDSLHLTLREMRKYLHTLYSSSSDSECRNTINKKSNTIITNVGIHMRHGNKDTGTAVFLKESNDISRTVETNNNHKKANKNTLSMNSKNKKHKENIPKDCSIIEENKDKGKKGNQGSKVKMSPVRMLSMNLKQSFCNLFRWRKSSDSDSVERIGRESPPAAVRRALPPLPQSPHPSNSRRSANEEDTIMDFATSIQRVKDYGWYWGPISVEAAEKILSNEPDGSFIVRDSSDDHYIFTLTFKLNGLRHVRIEHDQGNFCFGGCTMFKAQTIVEFIENAVETSRSGRYLFFLNLRPVLGPVRVQLLYPVSRFKRVQSLQHMCRFVILKYVRRDLISSLPLPRRLLDYLSATHYYSELLAEI encoded by the exons ATGGAGTCGCCGCCTTCGTTTTCTACTCATTCCGAGGCGCCTCCGCTGAGTGAAGACAGTGGTCTGCTGATTACAAGTGGCTCGTTTTCTAGTGATTCCGCGAGTGGATGGCATCATATTGCATCCGAG TTGCAAGAGAGCGATTTCGATGAGCGGTCGTTGTCGCTCTGCGAGTCAACGGAGCCTTCGGAACGCATGTGcggtgatttttttaatacagtgaAGAAAGGACCAGGGAAAGTCATCGTCACTGCCATCGAACCTCCACCTGAATTTCAG gATAATCCAGATACAAGTGTAGATTGTGTACCCGCATTTGTGGGCTCACCAATTAAATGTTTGGCTGTGTGCGTGCCTCCATCTGTTGTTTttaccaataatattaataaatcaaaatcatcgAGCTTAGAAGTTGCAATGACCACTAGCCACGTTTCGCCGCTGTATCCGAGGAAATTAAAACCAGAGTCGCTTTACGAACGGAGGCAATGTCTCAATCACCGATTCGCGAGTCCGAGACTTTTACATCTCAGTCCCTGTCGAATCAATAGACCTTCTTCTAGGAATTCTCTCTCCTCACGCCTTTCCAGTAGTCATAATTCTCTCGTAACCCAGTTTCAAGCGGACGATTCCAGCTTCATTACGCAGGCTATATCGCACGACACGCTGTCTGCAAAAACTTCCGACATCACAGACATGTACAATGTCCCTTTCGACAGTGATATCTATGCGGTTCCCATTGATATGGTTCGGCCTAGTCACAGTAATGTAAGAGGCAAAGGAAAAAAGCCGCAGAGGAATAATAGGAGGCGTGGGAAGAGCAGTTCTCAGAGTACTAGTTTCAATAGCGTCGTGCCCGACAGAGGCTACAAGTCTAAGGAAACGAGGCATAGAGATACCAAAACTAAAAGGCATAGCTTGCCGAGTTCTTCTTGCAAGAAGAACGTCACCGACTCGGATACCGACTCACTCCACTTGACTTTACGTGAGATGAGGAAGTATCTTCATACCTTATACTCAAGTTCCAGCGATTCCGAATGTCGAAACACAATTAATAAGAAAAGCAACACAATAATAACGAACGTTGGCATTCATATGCGACACGGCAATAAAGATACTGGTACCGCCGTATTCCTAAAAGAGAGTAACGACATATCTAGAACGGTGGAAACGAACAACAATCATAAGAAAgcgaataaaaatacattgagtATGAATTCCAAGAATAAAAAGCACAAAGAAAATATTCCAAAGGATTGTAGTATTATAGAAGAGAATAAAGATAAGGGGAAAaaggggaatcagggttcgaagGTGAAGATGTCTCCGGTTCGGATGCTATCTATGAATTTAAAGCAAAGTTTCTGCAATCTATTTCGGTGGCGGAAGTCGAGTGACAGTGATAGTGTGGAGAGAATCGGAAGGGAATCTCCCCCGGCGGCTGTTCGTAGAGCCCTTCCGCCGCTGCCGCAGTCTCCGCACCCATCGAACTCCCGTCGCTCAGCCAACGAAGAGGACACGATTATGGACTTTGCAACTTCGATCCAGAGAGTTAAGGAT TATGGATGGTACTGGGGACCGATTTCGGTAGAAGCTGCGGAAAAGATACTCTCCAACGAACCTGATGGGTCTTTCATAGTTCGGGACAGCAGTGACGACCACTACATCTTCACACTAACCTTTAAACTCAACGGCCTGAGGCACGTCAGGATAGAACACGACCAGG GTAACTTCTGCTTCGGGGGCTGTACGATGTTTAAAGCGCAGACAATTGTGGAATTCATCGAGAACGCTGTTGAGACGTCGCGCAGTGGCCGCTATTTGTTCTTTCTGAACCTGCGCCCAGTGCTTGGACCCGTCAGAGTACAGCTGCTGTATCCAGTATCTCGATTTAAGCGCGTGCAGAGCTTACAGCATATGTgcag